Part of the Lolium rigidum isolate FL_2022 chromosome 6, APGP_CSIRO_Lrig_0.1, whole genome shotgun sequence genome, agtgtccgtaattggtactttgatgatattgttgcaacttgttatgcttaatgcttgtcactagggcccgagtgccatgatctcagatctgaacatgttattatttcatcatgatattcattgtttatggtcttacctgcaagttgtatacacatgtcgctgtccggaaccaatggccccgaagtgacgaaatcgggacaaccggaggggatggtagtgatgtgaggatcacatgtgttcacggagtgttaatgctttgctccggtactctattaaaaggagtaccttaatatccgatgagattcccttgaggcccggctgccaccggctggtaggacaaaagatgttgtgcaagtttctcattgcgagcacgtacgactataattggaacacatgcctattgattgctttgtacttagacaccgttttattattatccgcaaatgccctgcttgattgttacatgagtttctctcatccatgcaacgcccgttatccgtccccgtgcctacggtattttaatcctcgctgtttactataatcactactcgctgtctctgttactctgctgctgttatttcactactcgctatcgctataaagccgttactactgataaactcttgcgagcaagtctgtttccaggtgcagctgaattgacaactccgctgttaaggctttcaagtattctttgtctccccttgtgtcgaatcaataaagggatttctattttcgtgccctcgggtcgttagttgtactcagttttccccagccccttagtttttcctcagttttccccaagcctatgtctgaaacccgcagaaggagctcagacggaaggaatccgtttatttggacgttctgtgctgacgtgttgcgccgcgtcgtctgtggggccgcgtcgtgtggggccgcgtcgtgtggggccgcgtcgcgtggggctggtagaaagggaccgcgtgggacaggacgagaagcgtttggttgcacgtgagcaggagctgggttttgtctctctcggcccaaattggcatttttaagagcacattttcccctctttctctctctgtctttttagaagcttctatttctgtctttcttcaatatggcagcaaatctagtagcaaatctagtaacaaatctctggggttatttataccttttggccctcgttttttgcccaatatggcagcaaatctagtagcaaatctagaagctagtatatgataaattcacaacagcataatcacaaaactaagtataatacataaactgcatacatcagccaaaagcaggcaataacgttgttaatgttcacgacaaactaagctgaaaaatatacaagacgcacgcaatgtatggacaacaagaagattatgatgaatgaatttgttcttcattcctccccatatatttcttcctccctccattcgtgcatttccccaaggaaatattcattgaactccttccgtctgcagtgtgaggccaatacatcctccaaacggtatggcctcgtgttcatttctcataccgtagagtcctattctatccacacgtagtggccactcatcccaggcctttgtatcatgagagtactctctgatataacccaaatccgtgtagtagatgctgccaggtcgaagtgtcgggtacactctagtgtcgatggagatacaccggatataattcacgaagaaggcattactgccaatgttactgaccggatggagagagcggctctgagtgtccacacggtacaccaatggtttgcccgccaaagcctcgctgaccaacaacacaagcaacagatcaccatccgacttcacaaggtagaacttctgacgtccaagttctggaaatgaaattagtgtctccatcttgacagtgctcgcgcgctgctgcaactgtacattggtgcacactattcttccgatctcaaaattgtccgcagcctatcgcatacggttcaccattgaacggggtaatgcaacgcagacaatggttcttgatcgaaaatcttccttctccccaatcttcatttatatccttagttggagtgctctcatcgacccaaccaatttccggcgggtaatgtgcggcaacgaagaccatagtcggggatttgataacaacgACTGATTtcggaaaaacgagatggcatccgcgcctcaaacatagtgttcgatttctttgtgagtgggttcagcagccgtatcttgtgcggcgggttcttccgggcaagcacgatgacaccacggcaaaagccgacgaagtagtatctaaaatatattgatgaagataacattcagcactaagatgtgtttaagattgaaaataaaaaggtagatatggaggaatttgaaccttgtatgaacgtccgatagatctatggtgacgtagcgtgatgtgccgagttggaggaaggtgaactcagcgacgcgtggaagggcgtggtgtagcatgatccattcgtccaggaagcattggccgatcttgcctcatagcagagtaggtgtcggcgtactcctcgttcgctagtaagcattggccgatcttgtgaagtggtccatcagccgagagagaggcccagttcacggaggcgccgctcttggatgcgccgccctcggaggcgacgcgctcggcggcgacgcgctcggcggcgacggggtcggcggcgacgggctcggaggcgacgggctcggaggcgacggccgccggcgcattcttcttctccatcgccggcagggtagcgtgcgtacggcggttggggttttttcgatttggagaagttgatgggacgtgagaggggtggtttcgtgcgtgagcgagaatgagacgactgtgtgcagagggagggagggaggggcttacgcgtcctaaatgcgatccgcgtccactatttgcacgtctgcaccgcgacacgcgtcaacaatgacacgtcttccacttctgcaccgcaaaacgcgtcctcgggtctaaccctggaaatttagatatactcaggtatacccccgagtcatgtactagcattttttgtgtgctcagttttctccttgagtgctaatactggctagtgtaatatactcagttttaccctcaagtggctggtcaacgagagagtcaacaaatgggattaactagttaaattagttatttaatgtgcaaaaaattccgaaaagagtggcacttactcatggagtctttaccacaaattgccacttcacaaatcatagataaatcatagataaatcaagtttcaccacaaattgccacttctcaaatcacctagtagctatgaaggtgcatggttttccataataagccctacccaaaacatgactttccccaaaacatactttgtccgaatgaggccataattttcacactcatgtagatttgtattgcaaatagtttgaggtaggccaagatgggtttcattgtacaaaacacgcattttccattttttaaatctcatatttgaatcccttagtctgtttactactcacttgcccttggtttcttgatactactcggctttgccctctcccttcgcaAACTCTCAcgtacgcccaacattgccctgattggtctagcccatgtcacgcggatcgtgcccgccgaccgttgatcgtatgatctaacgaggcaggataacccctatctctctctcggtcggggccaccaccctctctctctctctctgtcgtcggttagcttcacgcaaagtttggttttctatattatttttcacgagctaaattataaactctttttaggcattacttttcacgcaaaaaatgataaaccatcaccgatttgttgtagccattacttttcacgcaaaaaatgatacaccatcacccatttcttgtagccattacttttcacgcaaaaacgataaaccatcaccgatttgttgtagccattacttttcacgcacaaaaatgatacaccatcacccatttcttgtacccattacttttcacgcaaaaaacgataaatcatcaccgattttgttgtagccattacttttcacgcaaaaaatgatacaccatcacccatttcttgtagccattacttttcacgcaaaaaacgataaaccatcaccgattttgttgtagccattactttgcacgcaaaaaatgatacaccatcacccatttcttgtagccattacttttcacgcaaaaaatgataaaccatcaacgatttgttgtagccattacggtaaatgataaactatcacgaattaccatttttttaggcattacttttcacggtaaaatgataaactatatcacgaagttccatttccgtcaagatagtccgcattacttttttgttgagatatatacccccacaacggtcgtctcctccttaatttattgtgtaaacccccacaacggtcatctcctccttaatttattgtgtaaacccccaccaacgttcacctcctccttattttattgtgtaaacccctacaacggtcatctctcccttataaacacccacacggccatcccttgtgtcaataggttcttcctctctcttcttcggtcacatacacttgatcatccattgccatggcttccacgtctcggacgcggaccggaaggggaaggggaaggggaaggggaaggggcggccggggtggtggatcatcatcattgtcaccaccaccgtcgtcaacacctgccattgatcatagaggagttcttcatcgtcatctacgaagaccctttggtcaagaaggtacgtacgcgttcacacatatatgatgcatgtgattaattatgggcatgttctaaaaacctttaatttcaaacgatcggcgctcgatctctttgcgagcACTCCCAAAAAGTTTgccgactatcttgacggccaggagccagctaaggtgtatctgcgagcagctgatcgcggtcctcgtctccggaccgtggaggtcctatttgacggacaaggccggatgtatctcgacaagggctgggagaatttcgccatcgcgcacggtgtggatttcggctactacgtacacttcaaatatgaaggcgatgatgtgctcacggtgaaggtgttcgacggaacaatgtgcaggaagtactactactcagacgacgaagatactgacgatgaaagtgacgacgacgtgaagccatgcatccatcccctttagataaggggattatgaccaagaatatatatgtagcttcatatgcatcgatttagagatctagctattttctatatattatgtaaaaaataatatcgcatttccactattattcgagcaccacatcctccaaacgatgccgatgccgatgccaatatcggcatggtcagaacggctatgctcgccgccacctgctaggtcaacgtcgggatgcacaatgtttagcataagagtcactttagattaagctgcgaaaatagtcaccttccacagcggtcattggctgcggaggccccacagagcggcaatatataattttctataaataaatagacgacccactggtcattggctgcggcagccccatagagcggccccatttgtcattggcagcaccgcgtatacaatcgggaaataaaacggcccacgcgtcagcggtagatggatggctaagagcggccccatttgtcattggcagcaccgcgtatacaatcgaggaaataaaacggcccacgcgtcggcggtagatggatggctacccgtcgagcacgagacggtcggagaGGAACCGACccgacggtaacggtaaggcctccgacccgacggcaacccgcgtcttcgaggggtttcaaactagagggaggggaaagctgaggaaaaactaacgagctggggaaaactgagtacaactaacgaagcaggggcacgaaaatagaaatcccatcaataaattgggttttactacccacgaagactgctgcgatcccctatacttgtgggttatcatccccccatgattcttgctcattcttgagggatctaagagaggagatccagatttacaatccccaccaatccatctctcctctaagtaAGGGAAactctttagatctagatcttggagtcatttgttgatttcctctttgttcttcctctctaatctcatcctagcatttattgctttggtgggatttgaatgtgaaggatttgaacacctctagtgttcttactttgcatcattgcatagtgttgagctctccaccatgattagttcgagtgagagaccgtgagcttgttactcttggacggtgacctcctagttggcttggttggtgtcccggtgacctcttcttagaagattgtgaagggggccgggcttctccttcgtggagcttgtgaagtggttgtggagcttgccatctccggagtggaggaaaagctaaccataaggaaagagtcattatccttcgtgggtttggctcggagaagaaggtgagccttcgtggcgttggggaatccttcgtgggacctccacctctccaaacgtgacgtaccttcttgcaaaggaagggaacacggaaatacatcttcgtctccgcgtgcctcggttatttctatacccgagcttactttccttgtgatagccatcgagcttgaagtatatattatatcttgctatcacttgttgttcatatatatattgtgcctatcttgcttagctctagttgttgttgcacttagttgagcctagcatatttatggtttgtgcttgtagaataaatatagtttaattccgcattcttacaagccaaattcgtaagagtttttaaacgcctattcccccccccccccccctataggcgacatctcgtcattTCAATTGTGAACTTTTTTTCATGTACCGTGTCATGTGAAAGGTACTCCTTGGAAACATTCATTATATATGGATAGCATAGTATGTTGCAATTGGTTTGCCCCAGAAAGGTCTAACCCTTTTTTATCCAAATTCTTGGTTTCAATATGCACACATGTCTCTTTGCTTTTAGAAAATTAGGCATGACCTTTCTTAAATGTTTTGAAGAATTTTTTGTCCAGAGAACGAGCACATATAAGATGCACGTAGCAAATTCAACCTACAAaatttagaagtttgaaaataaTGAATGCTACCACATTATGTTTTCTGTTTAAAGATGGATAGAACATAAACAAGAAAACTCCGAACGATTATGCGATCTAAAAATGAAGCTTTATTTGATTGTTCCTTCTGGATTTGTGGAAAATGTGGTTCTGTTCATGATCATGGAGATACCTGAAAACAATTCACTAGATCCAGTTCAGCATTCAACTGTAAGTGGAAACAAATAAAAATCTATTCCTTGTGGATTGTGAAATCCTAATGATATTTCGTTTGAGAATGTATCAAATTAAAATCCACCGAGCCAGTAATTACATCCTACATTTAGCTGATGTAAATGTTAGCACatctcaaaacaaaacaaacttGACAAATTGTCTTAACCCTGATGTATCTCAAATTGGGCATAAACGGTTAAAATAAGTGAACTAACTAGAAGAAGGGTTGGTTAATAAAAAACtagttgtttttatttataaACGAATCACTTCATCCATGAAGCATGTAATATAATAGTACTAGagttgaaaatagaaaatgagttGGAAGCGTGTAGTTATTTTAATCGTGCTTGATGATGCAATTCAAGTGCCAATTTATATCTCATCTCATCATACCTAACTAAGAAGCATCATGAGACATGCATTTCTTAGTTGCTCATCTATGGTTCCAAGTCCGGTTCAGGCAACCCAACATATAAGAATTAAATCAAACGGGTGAACAAGTATAATAGTTTCATACAACATGTTACATAGTTTGCCACAATAATATATGATAAGCCAGGTTCCATAGTTTGCCACATTAATATATGGCAAGAACAATTAAGTCCATGCCCAAATGTCCATTCCTACAATATGGCAGAATCTCACCTCAAGATTCAATAAAACTTTGAATATATTCTATGGCCATAATGTGCACATCATTATCTCCTCCTAGCATCACATTGTTGCCAGAATCATCCTGCATATCAAAGAATGGAAATGGAACAATGTTCTCCCGAAAGTGATAGGGTGTAATGTCCATGCAGTTGTCTTCAACTCCATCACATTCAATCTTTCCTAGAAACTTTCCATCAATGTCACAATGCAAAATAATCCTATTTGATAGCTGGATCAATAACTCGCGCTCATTGAGCATCACAATTTTCAGCACCCTACTCTTTGTATAATGAAGTGACGGTGACCCGCCCAATTCAAAAATATTAATCTGATGCGTGAGGGTCCAAACCTCGCATGTGTAGTCTTGCATAATATAAATATCTATATTGATCCAATTGCGACTGCACCACATAGCAAGCACATTGTTCATCTCCAACAATGACTTCCAAAGGTATTTATCAGCAGGAGGGTGAATCCAACGGAATGTCTCGAACACGATATCGAACACCAATATGTTTTTTTTGGCATCGCCAAAGTATCGGCCCATCAAATCCCAATGCAGATTACCATGATGTAGTACTGGTGCATTCCAACAACATCTCAGTCCCTTCAGTAACTCTAGAGACACGGGTAGTTGTCCAATTTTCCTTGGATCGTTAGATCCCACTACGAGTACATAGAGATCAACATTGGAAGTGGGCTCATCCTCATTCTTTGTCCAGATAGAGTAGAGCACTCGGTATTCTCCACATGGTTGATGTTTATAGAGTGCGGCTATCTGAATCCTTCTATTTGGTAGCTGGTGTTCATGAAGCGGCGGTAGGGGAGCAAGCTGACGGGTAGTCGGGTTGCAAACATAAAATAGTCTTGTGTTCTCACCAAAGGATAGGATGAAGAGGCCATCACAAGCAGCATGGACATCTGGACCTTCTTTATGAAACTCTGTGTTAGGACACCGCAGGACGGTCCGCCCACAGAGCTTGTGATCGATGGTTGTAGAACTGGAGTCATTGAAGACATTGAAAAGGCAATCATGCCCTTCATTGGTTCTCTTGAAGAGGTTGATAATTGGGAGAGAAGGTTGGCGGCGATTGTGGGCGAGGAGGAAGTTTTTGGTGGAGGTTTCATGACGCCATGACTTACGAACAGCACGGCATCGAAGAACGTCTTGAGCCGATAACCTTACCAGGATCTCTCCAATGATGACTGACTCAGGTAAGTCATCAAATACAGTCACATCTTTTCCCTTTTCCATGGTTGATGATCAACTAAAAAAGAACGTATATTAATTATTTTGATCGGATGGGATTGTGGAGTGAATATTCATCCAATAAGAATTGAGGAAAATGAAAATCATTTTTATAGTAGATACAAAGCATTTGTATTTTGAAGAAAATTAACTGCACATGAATTTGACAGGTTTGCAAGAAATTATCAAATCTCCTCATATATAATGGTTGGATTATATTTATGTCTAAGCTAAAATATTGGTAATTTCCCCATAAAACACATAAAAATAAATTTCGGTGGTTGTAGTCATGCCAAGGCAACAAATTTAGCACATGATGTTGTCTTTGCCTGTCAAATAAACTTATTAAACAAAGAAATACAAGTCGaaagggtacatagaggagagatGAATTACGGTGGTATAGACGAAGGAGGAGGATCAACGATGGTGGATAGCCCCGGCGGCACACTGACTGTGACACACTTGTTGTTTCGACAAATCTGGAAAGAAAGACGAGAGATGGGGAGTTTTATAGCACATGAAAGATAGGAAAAATACTCGATATAAATGGAAGGAACACCCAACAAAAACTCATCAATAGTTCGGTGTGGCAATCGATGTTTCTCACCTGCGTCGCGGAAGAAGTTCTTTGGCAACTAATTTGATAGGCTTTCTTTGGTGTATCTacatcttttcttgtttttgcaaaGGGGGAGAAGACTAGATGGTGTTATAGACGACGGTGCTAGCTGTAGGGGATGTGGAAAGCTAGCAGAAGAAACTTTTAATTAGGCTGTCATTAATCGGTGTAAAGGGAGCAGTTTTGTCGGGTAGGACTTTCTGGACCATTGGTTCTCTTAGGAGAGGGTAGGTGGGCACGGTTGGGAACCCGTCCACGGCAACCACGGCGAGAGCTGCCAACACAAGCCAGCCTGGGATCACTTGGATGTCGTGGGTGATAGATGCATTGAATCGGCCGGGGCAAAAAGAttgaatttggaagataaatacgaGAGAGCAGTGAACTGCTGGGATATTTCACTGTCATGTGGTCCTGGCTGAACATAATCCAACATGTTGCGGTTGTCCA contains:
- the LOC124668572 gene encoding F-box protein At5g49610-like, whose protein sequence is MEKGKDVTVFDDLPESVIIGEILVRLSAQDVLRCRAVRKSWRHETSTKNFLLAHNRRQPSLPIINLFKRTNEGHDCLFNVFNDSSSTTIDHKLCGRTVLRCPNTEFHKEGPDVHAACDGLFILSFGENTRLFYVCNPTTRQLAPLPPLHEHQLPNRRIQIAALYKHQPCGEYRVLYSIWTKNEDEPTSNVDLYVLVVGSNDPRKIGQLPVSLELLKGLRCCWNAPVLHHGNLHWDLMGRYFGDAKKNILVFDIVFETFRWIHPPADKYLWKSLLEMNNVLAMWCSRNWINIDIYIMQDYTCEVWTLTHQINIFELGGSPSLHYTKSRVLKIVMLNERELLIQLSNRIILHCDIDGKFLGKIECDGVEDNCMDITPYHFRENIVPFPFFDMQDDSGNNVMLGGDNDVHIMAIEYIQSFIES